The genomic segment CTGCGCATCCCATTGTCTCCCGGACGTTACTTAGAGGTCTTTCTGGCACCTCCAACTGAACATGCCCAGAACTGAACACACCGTATTCCCCCTCCAGCCTGTCTCGTCTCAGTCTCAGCTAAGCCACCAATGGCTCAAGCCAGGAGGTGGGAACCACGATGCTTCCTGCTCCTCCAGCCTCCACCATCTATCACAGAGATCTCTTATGTTCTACCTTCTAAACACTTTACGAGGGGTcctcttctccacccccaccacccaccccctgcTCCAGGCCATCACGATCTCTCCCATTATCGCGGCAGCTTCCAAACTGGCCTCCCAGTCTCTGTGCTCATTCCCTCTTCCACCCCTGCAACAGCCGCCCTAGAAAGGTATTTCTGATGGAAACTGCATCATCGCCCCGCCTGGCTGAAAGGCTCTGCGCCTGCAAGACAAAAGTCCACGCTGCTTATACAAGCCTACGACGCTGCCCACGACCTGGCCCGGCCCACTTGGCTCTCCACCACTGGCAGTCTCAAGTTCCGGcgccccatagcccctccctgaGCTGGGACAGGAGAGAGGCGGATCCGACAGGGCAGTGCTGAGCGCACTTCGGGAGCGCGCGGGTGGAGTGCGTCCTGCTGTGCTGGGCCGGTCGATATCCGGCCCTGCCAATCTCAGAGCAGGGCGGCATCTGTTTGACCGTCTAGACCAATCCTAGAGCGGAGGGCGGGGCTGGAGGCGGGACTTCGGGCGCCACCTCTGGCTCGGCTTTCCGGCCTCTAAGACCCAGGTGTCCTGCCGCCACCGCACACCCCACCTGCGACCCCGCAGCCTCGCGCAGCTCTCGGCACAATGGACCCGGCGTTGGCCGCGCAGATAAGCGAGGCGGTGGCGGAGAAGATGCTCCAGTACCGGCGAGACAAGTCAGGCTGGAAGATTTGCCGGGAAGGCGTGAGTGAGGAGCTGGGCAGGAAGGGGTCGAGGGACTTTTGCTCCCTGGGGCCGGGGGTCCCAGAAGCCCCCAGGCTCCTCCTCTCCTGGAGGTTTTCTGCATTCCATCCCCTGGAGCTAGATTGAGGAAGAGATTCCACTGGGGGTTGTTTCCTTAAAACAATATCGGGCCTGTTGTGCACACAATGACCCGGGAGGTAAGTATCCGTCCCTTTCATTGAAAGACTTAGTCAAGGTCACCTGGCTAGTAGATAGTTAGGATGGAACCGGAAGCACCACGCTCCAAAGCCTTTACTCCGTTCCTCAGAGCAAAGGCCCCTCTCTGCATTCCCAGGAGGGTGGCATAGGGATGCTGTACTCACTGGATACTTAggatttttaacaaatgtacctAAATTGCCCGAGGAAGCAAGATGCATGGTGGCTTTTAGGTTGTTtaaacctcccccacccccagtgctttTTGAGTCAGCCACATAAGATCTCTTTGTCCATCACATCCTCCTGGGGGCAGCTTTGTCCAGGACTAGTCCCCACTCTGCCACATATCAGTTGGGTCACCTTGGAGATTTGCATCCCTTGAGGCTCTTGACTTTTCTTCCATAAAACAGGGAATTGGGCTAGGTGATCTCCCAAGAGCTCTTCTAACTCTAAAATTTTGTAATTCTGTGCCTTTTGACAGGAGGGAGTTTCCATTTCCTGCAGGCCATCTGTGGAGTTTCCAGGGAACCTGTAAGTGCATGCCTTGTTCAGAGCTTGTCAGAGGTGCCACACCTTTCCTGATGTTTCTGTGGGTTTGCTTCCTAAGAGACTCCGGTCAGCCCTAGCACCTGGAATCAGCTTGCCAGTTATCTTCCAGAAAAGCTTCCGTGTTTAACTAAATCGTTTCCTCAAAGTATATTCTTGTGAAAGCTTACTGTCCATAtgtttctgcaggctggaggggaggtgggCTGGTAAATGTCAGCCCCTTCTCTGCAAGGCTGTCTTAAAGAGCAGTGACAGACATGGCTTCTAGTCCCTGTATGTAATCCCAGGATGCACAAGTTTGATTGATGCCTCGGGGTCACATTCCTCTTTGTGCTCCAGGTACAGAGGAGAAGGCATTGTGAATGGGACACCAGCGCAGGTGTGGGACTGCGTGAAGCCACTTGCTGGGACGCTGCGGGATAAGTGGGATGAGAATGTGAACAGTTTTGAAATTATCGAAAGCATCACTGATGTAAGTCTTTCCAAGCACTGTAGACAGTAACCTGACTCTGTTCCCTCTgagggcagggcgggggcgggtGTCAGTGACACCTTTGGGCCAGGGGGGTACACTGTGAGCGCCTGGTGCCCAGCAGACAGGTTGCCCACTGCTTGACACTGAAACCCAACCTCATCCCAGGTACAGGTAGGTAGcaatgagacccagagaggtagAGCTGCCCTAAACAGAGCTGAGAGACCATAGCAGCGGCTGATGAAGGCAGGAGTGCAGAGTGGACGTGAGCTCTGAGGGTGCTGGAGCAGTGCCTGGATTGGACACATCAGCTCTAGTTTGAAATATTGCCCCTTGGTGGGACCATGATAATAAGTTGAGTCCTGGCCAAAGTATAGGGACTCTCTGCCAGCTATGAGGCTGTGCCAGGTGGCAGATTCTGGATGACAGTTTCTCCATTGGTAAAATGTGTGGTACCTACTCTAGTGTTGCCCAGTAGAACTGCCTgctgtgatggaaatattctacaaCAGCGCTGTTCaacacagtagccactagcccCATGTGGCCAGAGAGCATTTGAAAGGTGTCTAGTTTGAAGAaataaattgttaattttatttaattttcacgaCTCAATATAAATTTAGATAGCCACATGgaactagtggctaccatattgaacaGCAAAGATCTAGATGGTCCTGCCCTGGGATCCTCtgcagtgttaagaatccactgCATTTTGATTATAGaaattaaggagaaaagaaaaaaagacatggccaaaacaaattaaaaagttgCCCTGGGGAAATGTTGCCAGGGTGTCTTGATTTTGACATCTGTGGACATGGTAGCCTCTTGAGTGCTTCCATAGCAGGTGTTACGAAACATCAAGCCACAGTTCTTTACTGGTTGAACAAGTATTCTTAACCTTGACCCAAGAATTCCCATTTCGGTTCGTTATCACAAGAGTTTATGTCAGTGTTTCCTGAAGGGTGGGGCGCATAATGTTGGGGCACAAGGTGATATTAGGTCTTTAACAGTCACAGCTGAAATTGAATCACACCTGGTGAGGTCACCCCATTTCAAATCTTCAGTCTCTCTAACTTGAAGGGGAAAGACTCAGTTAGGTGCTCATGTGCCTTTGACACCTGTTTAACACTTGCTAATCTCCGTGATAACAAAATAGACAGCTGACCTCAGGCTCAGAATTAGAATTAGAGCCCAACTATGccttgtataaatatatattttgtagttgtcttttatttatgccgtgatacttttttttatttccagtagTTAAAtagcttccttttaaaatgtttaaattttaaaaagtgagcacATTAGctaaaaatattaagtgaataaaaagATAAGTGCTACCAGAGataggaaaaaattataaagataggATACAAATAATTCTGCAAAATGCTTGAAGTTGAGGAAACATGGGTTAATGCCCTTTGAAACATAATACAAATGTAATCACAGAATGACAGCATGATTTTGACAAATCTCAAATATTCTAATTCTAAGATTGATAGATAgtggatggatgggcagatgggtggatggatggatgagacACAGAGCCATGCCACGAGTTTGTTGCAATTATAacatgcactgctgtcttcagtATTTCTTAACAATGTCCTCTTCACCTTGTTCTCCAGACACTCTCCTTCAGGATTGATGCATTTTGTAGCAGAAATCAGGAGTGGAAGctgtatagttttttgtttgtttgtgtttttgttttttaatctcatcACCTCTGCCATTCCTACTACAAAATACCAGAattcagaaaaggcaaaattacctTGTTTCTAACAGAAAACTTTGGCGTTTAAAAAGGATACACTTTAAGAGAGGGGAAAACATGAAATTCTAACTCCAGTGAGCAGTGCCTTGGTTAAATATTGAAATCAGCATCCCTCAGTGTCCCTTTGGCCCCCTCGGGGATTTTGCATCCTAGGACAGGGTATGATTGGAAGATTCCAGGTGGCTGGGGTATGTAGCACCTTTCTCAAGTGGGAAAGGGGAACCTGCATGAAGGTGCAGTCTCTTCTCAAGCAGGTCATTCTAGGAAGGACACACAGAAGTTAAAGCATCTGGAAACTGATTCCCAGTGCTCCCAGAACCCACTGGAAAGTTCTCAAGTGCTGCCAGGGATTGCATGCCCACCTGGAAGTCTCATACCTGGGGTCAGAGGTTTCTAAGCAACACATGGTGCCCCGAGTCTTAACACCCAAAGGCAAAAGACAAAAAGGCGAGAGACCTCGCCTGCTTCCCAGAGGTCTCCTGGGGACTGTCCCATCCTCGGCCTTGACCTGTACCTTGTGACCTTGAAAGGGTCGGGGTCCTGCTGGAGGAGGAGAATCATGGGATAAAGCATGGGGTGGGTGTGGAGGGTCCTTGGCTTCTAAAGTGGGAGAATGGACTTGGTGGGATATTCTGAGATGGGGTGAAGTTCAAGGGGTGCCCCCTGCCAGGGCTGGGGCTAGGGGAAACCAGGAAGTTGGTTTCTCAGGGCTGGGCAAGTGCAGCGTCAGCCTTAGAGAGGAATGGTCTCTCTTGCTTCATCCTAGTCCGGGCCCTGTTCAAGTCTCATCTCCACCCTGAGCTTCGTGGTGAATTCCTtcatctctccaagcctcagtttcttcatctgtcaaatgggttAATGAAACCTATTTCTCAGTTGCATGGGACCACTGAGAGCTTTGTCCAGCCAGGCTCTTACTACGTGCTTAGTCAATGGCAACTCTCACAACATTTTGACACATAAGCTCACTGTGGTCCTGATCAGCCATGGGCAGCCTATGTCACAACTCTAGATTTTACATCCCGGGTGTGTCCCTGTGACCCTTGGCACGTCCAGGGACGTTCACTCACTCTAGACCTTGCAGGTCATAGCGCCATCCTGCTGTCAATGCTGTTCCCAGTTTCCAGACCCTGGGGTATTGGGACCGGGTGGATGAGCTCTGAGGGGAGTCAGGACAGGGAGCAGATGTGCGGCCACCAGATGTATCTGGATCCCCCTTTGCTCTGACAGACACTGTGCGTCAGCAGAACCGCCACCCCCTCGGCCGTCATGAAGCTCATCTCTCCCAGAGACTTTGTGGACCTGGTGCTGGTCAAGACGTATGAGGATGGGACCATCAGTTCCAATGGTGAGTGGTGGCGGGGCGGCTGCGAGGCCCTCGTGGGATGCCGGGCTCTCCTCCACGCCCGCCCAGTTCCTCAGGGAAGCCAACCAGCTGGAGATCCCTGGGGCACTCAGAGCCTGGGTCCCTTTTTTCTGTGTGTACCTCCCCTTGTCAGGTTTGGGGGGATTCTGTGCCAGGGAGGTGTGAGGTGGGAGAGTCCACACAGGAGTAATTTTAGTTTTAAGTCACAGATTTCTGTTTTCATCCCTGCTGAGGGGCATCGTTTGTGCCCTAGACCTGCGGGGTACAGTTTGGCTTTAGGGAACCCCAGGGCACGGTGATTCCCTGCACCCACAGAGCACCTTCCCAAGAAGGCTGTGGGGCTGTCcgctcccctccttcccatgagGAGCAGaggtttttttgtgcttttttcgGCCACGccacgcagcatgcgggatcttccccgaccagggatcgaacccgcacccctgcac from the Hippopotamus amphibius kiboko isolate mHipAmp2 chromosome 2, mHipAmp2.hap2, whole genome shotgun sequence genome contains:
- the STARD5 gene encoding stAR-related lipid transfer protein 5 isoform X2; this translates as MDPALAAQISEAVAEKMLQYRRDKSGWKICREGEGVSISCRPSVEFPGNLYRGEGIVNGTPAQVWDCVKPLAGTLRDKWDENVNSFEIIESITDTLCVSRTATPSAVMKLISPRDFVDLVLVKTYEDGTISSNGSLTRPAWSRSSRPTSAVTSHRAWWTPSSPAAWLGFTPTSRKQ
- the STARD5 gene encoding stAR-related lipid transfer protein 5 isoform X1 codes for the protein MDPALAAQISEAVAEKMLQYRRDKSGWKICREGEGVSISCRPSVEFPGNLYRGEGIVNGTPAQVWDCVKPLAGTLRDKWDENVNSFEIIESITDTLCVSRTATPSAVMKLISPRDFVDLVLVKTYEDGTISSNATNVEHPLCPPRPGYVRGFNHPCGCFCEPLPGEPDKTSLVTFFQTDLSGYLPQGVVDSFFPRSMAGFYANLQKAVKKFYG